The sequence below is a genomic window from Gallaecimonas xiamenensis 3-C-1.
CGCTATTCTTAAACAGCGCCGTTAGGGCCCCTTAGCTCAGGCTAAGGGCCATCACCACGGCGTCTTCCCGGCCGTCATGGCAGCGATAATAGCCCTTGCGCCTGCCTACCTCGCTAAAACCGCTTTTTAGATAAAGGCCGATGGCCGTCTGGTTGCTGGCCCTGACTTCCAGGAAGATAACGCTGTCGGATGCCGCTTTGGCGTCCTCTATCAGGTCGGCCATCAATACCTTTCCATAACCCAGCCCCCTGCATTGGGGCAGCACGCAGAGGTTAAAGAGGGTGGACTCGTCCAGCACCCGCTGGCAGATGGAAAACCCCACCACCTCGTCGTCTTGCCACAGCAGCCTGACCCGGTAACCACTGTCAAAACAGCTGGCCAGTTGATTGTCGGTCCAAGGATAGTGCTGGCTGGCTTCCACATGGGCCAGCAGCGACAAATCGGCCTTAGAAGCCGTGCTGAGCATCATAGGCGCTGTAGAGTTGTTGCCAGAGTTGCCGTTTGGCGGCGGCGCTTTTTAGGCACTGGGCCGGATCTTGGGTTACCTCCCCTTGTGGCCCCCAGTGCAGGCCACGACCTTCTTCCACCAGGGGCAGGCCCAGGCTGTCGGCCACCGCCTGGCAAAAGGCCCGGGCGGCACCGTCTAACGGGAAGCTGACACCCAGTACCAGGTCAGTAGAGGAGGCCCTGGGCACGTAGCGGGTCAGGCCCAGGGCATTGAAGTAATCCACAGCGCGCGTCTCTTGAAAGGAAGCGCCCAGTATAGAAGCAGGCCCTTGGGATGCAAAGGGCCTACGCCTTAGTCGATGACTTCGGTTTGGTATTGCAGGGCCTTGGGCAGGGCGCTACCACGGTGCTGGATCTCCACCTGGAAGTCGGCAGCCTTGATCTCCTCTTCACTAAGATCGGAGAGGTCAAAGAAGGCTTCCACCCCAAGGTGGGTCTGGCAGTTCTGACAATGCTTGACGTTCCAGCGGCTCAAGATGGATTGGTAGCCCAGGAAGTGCCTCTTGCCGTGGATAACGGCATAAGCACTGATCACAAAGGAACCGGAGAACAGATCCCGGTTGATGCCATAGACCCGCAGCTTTTTCACCGACTTCTCTGCCAGGCTGGCAAAGCGCAGCTTTTTAGCCACCAAGGAACCGGGGCTGTAGGTGACCCCCAGCTGTTTTTCGATATTGATGCAGTCACGGGAGCTGAAAAAGCTGTGGGGGTCGCCTGGGTCCTTGAGGAAGGGATAGAGGTGGCTGTCCATGGTCAGCTCCTCGTCCGCATGCTGACCCACTGCCGGGCCCTGCCCTGCCGGCAGGTTGCTGGAGCTGGTACCGGCATAACCGGGAATGATATCGAAGTGCTCGGTATAACCGTTCTGTACCTGCCACAGCCAAAACATCCGGTCGACATTGCAGTGGTGGAAGAAAAAGATGGGATCCAGGCCGGCGGTGTTGTTCTCCCCCATGTCACCGTTTGCACCGGGGATTTGCCCGGCCTGGCCCTGGTTTGGCACATCAAAGCCCCCTACTGCCAGATGCACGTCGTTGTGAGGCGCTTCAAGGGCAGTAGTCAGGCCCTTGTTGGCTTTGTTCCATGCTGCTGCTGACGTGGTGTTGGAAAACGCCGTGTAGTTGGGAGCGCTGAGGCAGTTTTCAAATTGCCAGTAGATACCGAACTTGCTGGGATTGGGGTCGGTTGGGGACACATCCTTGCCCTTAAGCCAGGCCAACACGTTCTGGTTCAGCAGTTCGGTGTTTTTTACCGGATCGGGGAAGTCGGCATTGTGGGCCCGGGTTTCTTCCCTTGCCTCTGCAGTGCCCACCAGGCCAGACAGGGGATAACGCACGGTTTCATAACCGACCGGTTTGGTATAGCGGTTTTCATCCCCTTGGACGGCGTCATTTACCTGCTTTTGCAGCACGTAGGAATAGAGAGGGTTTTTGATCTGCTGGCCGTCGAGGGGGAAGGTCTTGCTGGTCAGCACCTTGGGTATGCCTAGGCGCAGCGTCTCGTCACTGGTCTCGTCCCAATAGGCCATGGCCACCCCCGGCACCATGGCGTTTAAGGCCTGTTCGATACGCAGCATGTACACCCGGTGCCAGGTGGGGAAGAGCACATTGCCGTGGTTGCAGTAGCCTCCCCAATAGCTGGGATCCGTTGCCCCTTGGCCAGCGAAGGGCTCACCATGATAGCCACCGATAACGAAAAAGGAATTAAGGTCGTCAGGGGAAAGCAGGCAGATCTTGTGCCAAGCCCGCACCAAGTCTTCCAAGGGCTTCTTGTCGCCCCTGTCGTACCTGTCCTGCAATTCCCTGACCGAATAACGAACCTTTAGCTGTGCCATAACCTGTCCTTAGTTGATGAGCCCTTACCGCAGAAGGCCCGCTGATGGGGCCGAGTGCCAAAGGCGCCCGGCCAAAGAAAGTCCTATTACCATGCCAATACCCTCCCCCAGAACCATGCCGGCCAACATAGCCAGGTGGCTAGCCAGGCCCATGGGTAGCCACTGCACCAGCAAGGCCGCACCCTGATGGCCAGCCACCATGCCCAGCAGCATCAAGATGGTTGCCAGGCCATGGATCAGGGCCTGCTGTGCCAAAGGGCGCTTAGTACAGCTGAGCCAGCATACCGGGACGCAAAGCAGCAGCATCCAGGCAAACCCCCAGAACGCCATGCCACCATGATGGTGGTGCACCAGCCCCTGCCCCAAGGCCATACCAGCACCACCCAGCCCAAGGGCCGCCAAGCAGCAGAGGGCGACCTCTCCCAAACGGCGGGCCCCGCCGTAAACAAGCCAGGCCGGCAGCAACAGCAATAAAGCCCACAGCAGCAGAGGTAAGGGGTAATAAAAATGAACCATGGCCCCATGACCAAGGAGGCCAAAGGCAATCAAGATGATAAAAAGGGAGTGATGAGGTGCGACCCTGTCCATGGCCCGGCTCCGTCTGTCCTGACTGTCGCCTTATAAAGGCGGAGGCTTTAAAGGGTAGAAGATGAACAGGTGGCCAGCAAACGGACAACAGCAAAGAATACTTTGAAGCTGCGTCAAGCAATCCGAGATGGTACTCGGCAACGCTGGCAGTCTAGAAGACCGGCCGAGGGCATTCAGCAAGGTGGGTAGACAACAAAAAAACACTTCTAAGAATAGGTTTTTGTATATGGCAGGGGCGGAGGGACGCGAGGGTCCGGCCACCGGCCCACAACAGCGCCCAGCGCGCAGGTGTTGGGTCCCGAAAAGCAAAAAAACCACTCCGAAGAGCAGGTTTTTTGTATATGGCAGGGGCGGAGGGACGCGAGGGTCCGGCCACTGGTCCACAACAGCGCCCATCGCAAGGGTGTTGGGTCCCTAAAAGCAAAAACCCCGCTCCGAAGAGCAGGGTTTTTTGTATATGGCAGGGGCGGAGGGACGCGAGGGTCCGGCCACCGGCCCACAACAGCGCCCAGCGCGCAGGTGTTGGGTCCCGAAAAGCAAAAAAACCACTCCGAAGAGCAGGTTTTTTGTATATGGCAGGGGCGGAGGGACGCGAGGGTCCGGCCACCGGCCCACAACAGCGCCCAGCGCGCAGGTGTTGGGTCCCGAAAAGCAAAAAAACCACTCCGAAGAGCAGGTTTTTTGTATATGGCAGGGGCGGAGGGACGCGAGGGTCCGGCCACCGGCCCACAACAGCGCCCAGCGCGCAGGTGTTGGGTCCCGAAAAGCAAAAAAACCACTCCGAAGAGCAGGTTTTTTGTATATGGCAGGGGCGGAGGGACGCGAGGGTCCGGCCACCGGCCCACAACAGCCCCCATCGCAAGGGTGTTGGGCCCCGAAAAGCAAAAACCCCGCTCCGAAGAGCAGGGTTTTTTGTATATGGCAGGGGCGGAGGGACTCGAACCCCCAACACCCGGTTTTGGAGACCGGTGCTCTACCAATTGAACTACGCCCCTAAAGCGGATGCCATTATAGCTATTAGGACATGGAGGTAAAGGGCTTTTCGCTCCAAAACCAACTGTTTGCTTCCTTTTTAATCGGCCGGCAAGAAGGGGCTACCATCTCGAAGAACCGCATCCCTGGCGGAAAGCAGCGAGTTCCATTCCAGCCCCAATACCTTGGCAATGTCTTCTGGCCAATGGGCTGGAGGTTCGGTGGCCAGAGCCTCCCAATCCAACCCCAGAGTCAGCGCCAGGTGTTCCGACCAAGCCTCCTGCCCTCCAGCCAAAGCACCATGGTCTAGCAGCCAAGTGCTGAGAAACACCAAGGCGGCTTCCGAGCTGAAAGATCCGCTGGAAATGGGATCGAACTGGTGTTTTAAGCCTGCCACCACAGGCTCCGGAAACTGCCAGCGCTGCGCCAGTTCGGCACCGATATCTGCTGTAGTAAATCCCAACAGGGACTGCTCGGCACTGGCCCTGCCCTGGCGGGTGGCCAAAGTGGCCACATCGTCTGCCCGGGCAGGGAAGGTGACCACCAGGATCAACTTGCCCAAATCATGGAGCATGCCACAGGTAAAATGCTGC
It includes:
- a CDS encoding HDOD domain-containing protein — translated: MQLQDCFSKPQLLPNIPEVVKDLIATFNESEPDMGHIVSELSMDPVLSAKVLRLANSSRFGGVREIGSVKEAAIRLGLERLRTLVIASGLISATKAMQGIDLHAFWNRSFLTAELCRQLAVSAGLPAEQHFTCGMLHDLGKLILVVTFPARADDVATLATRQGRASAEQSLLGFTTADIGAELAQRWQFPEPVVAGLKHQFDPISSGSFSSEAALVFLSTWLLDHGALAGGQEAWSEHLALTLGLDWEALATEPPAHWPEDIAKVLGLEWNSLLSARDAVLRDGSPFLPAD
- the rimI gene encoding ribosomal protein S18-alanine N-acetyltransferase codes for the protein MMLSTASKADLSLLAHVEASQHYPWTDNQLASCFDSGYRVRLLWQDDEVVGFSICQRVLDESTLFNLCVLPQCRGLGYGKVLMADLIEDAKAASDSVIFLEVRASNQTAIGLYLKSGFSEVGRRKGYYRCHDGREDAVVMALSLS
- a CDS encoding tyrosinase family protein → MAQLKVRYSVRELQDRYDRGDKKPLEDLVRAWHKICLLSPDDLNSFFVIGGYHGEPFAGQGATDPSYWGGYCNHGNVLFPTWHRVYMLRIEQALNAMVPGVAMAYWDETSDETLRLGIPKVLTSKTFPLDGQQIKNPLYSYVLQKQVNDAVQGDENRYTKPVGYETVRYPLSGLVGTAEAREETRAHNADFPDPVKNTELLNQNVLAWLKGKDVSPTDPNPSKFGIYWQFENCLSAPNYTAFSNTTSAAAWNKANKGLTTALEAPHNDVHLAVGGFDVPNQGQAGQIPGANGDMGENNTAGLDPIFFFHHCNVDRMFWLWQVQNGYTEHFDIIPGYAGTSSSNLPAGQGPAVGQHADEELTMDSHLYPFLKDPGDPHSFFSSRDCINIEKQLGVTYSPGSLVAKKLRFASLAEKSVKKLRVYGINRDLFSGSFVISAYAVIHGKRHFLGYQSILSRWNVKHCQNCQTHLGVEAFFDLSDLSEEEIKAADFQVEIQHRGSALPKALQYQTEVID